The genomic segment AGGCAGTCATCCGGACTGCCTTTCAATCGTGATATTCGGGGGAGAAAACCACTATGCATATGTTAAAAAACGCACGGCTTCAAAAAGCGATTTTTCTCTTCATTGTCGTAGCTCCAGCGTTTGCGGCCTATGTCTTATTCACGCTCTATCCGAATGCCCTCTCGATCTACTATTCCTTCTTGGAATGGGACGGCATAGGCGCCAAGACATTCGTAGGATGGGACAATTATGTCCGGCTGTTTCACGATCCTTTCATCTTGCGGGCCTTAGGGCACAATCTGATTTTGCTCGTTACGGTCATTCCTATTACGCTTGTCATCTCGTTGGTATTGGCCGATCTTCTCATAAACCGGGCATTTAAGGAGAATTCGTTCTACAAGGTACTCTATTTTTTTCCGAACGTTTTGTCTCTGGTCGTCATTGCGCTCGTCTGGTCATTTATTTATGACGGCACATTCGGCTTGCTGAACGGAATTCTTCGCGTGCTCGGCCTGGGGGGAGAACATAATTGGCTTGGCAGCAAAGGAACGGCGTTGCTCTCCATGATTCCGCTATACGTGTGGTGTTATGCAGGGTTCTACGTCGTCATATTCATGAACGCCATGCGAGGCATCCCGAAGTCTCTGTATGAATCCGCCACTTTGGACGGTATCACGCATATGCAGCGTTTTTCGAAGATTACGCTTCCTTTGTTATCCGGCGTCATTCGCGTCGGGGTTATTTTCCTGATGCTGTCCGTGATCAAAGGCTTTGAATATATGTTTATTATGACGCAAGGCGGTCCGGGCGGCGCGACGGATGTCATCTCCCTGTATATGTTCAACTTTGCCTTTGGCAGCCTGAATCTCGGCCAGCATATATACGGTTATGCATCCACGATCGGTATGATGATCTTTGTCTTGCTCGTCGGTTTAAAGCTGATATTAGACAAATTCTTCGCCAAAGACAGCATCGAATACTGAAAGGAGGGGTTCCATGAGAACCGGGATTTCTTCATGGTTATGGCGCATGGTGCTGTTCCTCTGGGCGCTTACCATCCTGCTGCCGCTGTTCTGGATATTCTACCAATCTCTCAAAACGAATCAAGCGTTTTTCGCCGATATATGGGCCTTCCCCGAGCATCTGGAGTGGAGCAATTACGAGAAGGCTTGGACAAGTCTCGGTATCGGTCAATCGGTGGTCAACACGCTATACTATGTCGGCCTGAGCCTGCTGATCAGTTTGTTTGTTTCCACGGTGAATGCCTACGCCTTTACGCGGATTGAGTGGAGACTGCGATCTTTGCTGTGGAGCATCATCATGCTTTCTTTGTTCCTGCCGGGCATCAACATCCTCGTATCCCAGTACACGTTGATGCGCGCACTGAATCTGACTGACAGCCTGAACGGACTCGTCCTGCTTGCGAGTCTGCCGGTCGGCGCCTTCGAACTGCTCTTGCTCGGGAGCTTCATGCGCAGCTTGCCGAAGGAACTGGACGAAAGCGCGTTTATTGACGGAGCCACGTTATTTCAGGTTTTTCGCAAAATCATCCTGCCTCTATCTATGCCAGGCATCGTCACGATCGGCATCTTCAAGTTCGTGGGCCTGTACAACGATTTCCTGGGTCCCTTTATTCTTATCAGCGATCCGGCCAAGTACCCGATTAGCGTGAACATGTATAATGCCAATGCCATGATGGAATACAAGGCGGACTGGGTGACGCTGCTCGCAGGTCTTGTCATCACGATCATACCTACCGTTATCGTTTACGTGTTGTTTCAGAGAAGGATCATAGAAGGCGCCACCATGGGTGGGGTCAAAGGCTAAATGGAGAATCGGGAGGGAAACGCATGATCAAAGTAGGGGTTATCGGGTACGGTCATCAAGTGAAAAGACTGCTGGGCATGATGCAGGAGATGGATCGCAGTTGCCGAATTACAGCGATCGCCGACGTTCGCCACGATGAAATCCGGGAGCGGATGAAGGCGGACGGTGGCGACCCTTCGGCGATTTCATTTTACGGGGACGCGGATGACATGCTGAACAACGAGGAGCTGGACGGCGTATTCGTCGGAACGCGCTGCTCCCTTCATACCCCCATGGCCTTAAAAGTGTTGCCCAGACAGATTCCGCTTTATTTGGAGAAACCGGTTGCGACAACGATGGAAGACCTGGTAAAGCTGCGGGATGCGGATGCCTTATACGGCAGCAAGACGGTCGTGTCGTTCCCGCTGCGGGTTACGCATCATGTGCAGCTGGTCAAGGAAATTATCGATTCAGGAAAAATCGGAACAGTGGAGCATGTACAGGCCGTAAATAACGTGAATTACGGCAATATTTATTATCATGGTTGGTTCCGCGACGAGACGGAGACGCAAGGTCTGTTCGTACAAAAAGCGACGCATGATTTTGATTATATTAATCATATTCTGGGGCTGAAGCCCGTGACTGTATGCGCGATGACGTCGAAACAAATCTTCAAGGGGAACAAGCGGGCAGGGCTGCAATGCAAGGACTGCGAAGAGACGAGCACGTGTCCGGAAAGCCCGGATAATCTTCGGAAACTTGCATTCGAGGAACCGTTGGGCCCGTATTGCTGCTTCGCGGAGGATACCGGCAACGAGGATTCGGGCAGTGCATTAGTCGCTTATGAATCGGGCATGCACGTATCCTATTCGCAAAACTTTTTTGTCAGAAAAAAAGCGGCCGCAAGAGGCGCACGGTTTCTCGGGTACAAAGGGACGGTCGAATTCGATTGGGCGACGAACCGCATTCAAGTATTTATGCACCACACGCCTCGAGTCGAATCGTACGAGATCGATGACGCAGCCACGGCAGTCGGCCATGCAGGGGGCGACTCTACGCTGCTCGACAATTTTATCTCGCTCATGCAGGGGAAGACGCAAACATCCGTGTCTACGCTGAAGGATGGCTTGAACAGCACGTTATTGTGCCTGAAAGCCAAGGAGTCCGCGGAGACCGGCACCTTCCGCGATGTTAGGTGGCCAGACTGAAATTCGGCCGATCGGGGGAGTGGTTAGTCCGAGACCGAAGTCGTCTTCTTATGCTCGCTCCTCCAATGAGCGGGGCTTTTGCCGTATTTCTGCTTGAACAGGCGGCTGAAATAATGGATGGACTGAAAACCCGTGGCGTGCGCGATATCCTGAACGCTCATCATGCTTTCCAGCAAGTACTTCTCGGCAGCGCTCATTCGAAGGTTATTAAGAAATTGCAAGGGGGAAACGCCTTTGGAGGCTTTGAAGGTGCGGATCATGTAGGAGGGATTCAAATGGGCATATTCGCACAGCTTCTCCAAGGTGAAATTCTCCCAGTAGCTGGATTCCATCCAACGGACAAGAATCTCGATGGTTTCCATCGTTGAAGCAATCCGATTGTCCGGCAGTTGACTCGACTTTCCGTAGCGCTTCGTATCCGGCTTGGCCACAGAACGAATAATAGCCAGGATGGCTTGGATGTCGGAATAACTGATTTGCCGCGCCAGATCGGGTTGGTTGCGCATCCACTCTGCGATCAGGACCTGGTGAAGCGCGTGAATACGTTCATAGACCAATCGAACGGCAGGCAAGCTTCCGTCCGGCTCAGCCTGAAGGCGGTTCCATGCCTCGCAGTCAGCAGGGACAGGAAAGGATTCGTAAGCGTCGTCTTGCAGTTCCCAGTAGGCATAACGATACTTCAGGGAAAGGAATTGCAAATGGTGGGAGGTATTCAAAGGGATAAGGAGGACGGCGGGACCCGTCATCCGATAGGTTACGTTGTTAATCGTAATTTTCAGGGTTCCTTCGATAATATAGAGTAATTCATGATGCTGAGGGTGAAGACCGCCGATTCTCGACTCCAAAGGGAAGAGAGAAAGGTTCTCATGTACAGGCTTAGACGTGTCAAGAGAATTATCGTAACCGAAGGCGCGAATCTGCATGCGATTCTCTCCCTTGCGTCAAGATGATGGGCTGATCTGGCAGGCTCATTTTAACATGTGAAAAGGATTATAGTAAACGGATACATGCGAACAAAATCAGGAGAGGCAAGGAGAAATGACGTGGACGATAACAAATTCGAACGCTTGCGCAACCGGTTGAAGGAGAAGGCGGACGATCCTAAGGCACGTGCCGTAACTTTCGTTGCCTTGGGCGATAGTGTCACCCAGGGGTGTATGGGTTATGGCGTCGTCGAATACGAATCCGTCTTCCATCAAGCGCTGAAAAGAAGAATGGAGCGAAGATTTCCGGGCACGGTGGTGAACGCGATCAATTCGGGGGTTGAGGGAGACAGCGCTGACGAATCGCGAGTTAGATGGGATCGAGATGTGTTCCTGTATCAACCCGATCTGGTCACGATCGGTTTTGGTCTAAATGACGCGCATGCCGGCCCTGCAGGCTTGGAAAGGTTCATACGCGCGATTCGCGATCTGGTTGTGCGCTTGCGAACGGAGACGGATGCCGATCTCTTGCTATTCATCCCCGGCATGATGATGAAGCGGGATAACGAGCGCATTCATCAAGCGCATCGGGCTGCCGTTCCAGGATTCATCCAGGCAGAGGAAGCGGGTTATCTCACCTTGTACATTGATGCGCTAAGAAAACTGGTTCTGGAAATGGATCTGCCTTGTGTGGATTCCTATCGTATCTGGGAGCAGATGGAGAATGACGGGGTCGATATCCACACGCGCCTGGCCAATGGTATTAATCATCCAGATCCGGCTTTCCACGAAGAGCTGGCCTTACACTTTGAGAATATTATTTTTGGAGAGTAGATCACTTCTAATGGAACGCAATCATATTCAATCAGATACACATTCTATCGCTGGCAGCAATGATGTCAGGGTTCGGTCCTCCTTGGCTCCACCAAATGCAAACTTCAGACACGCCGATGAGGCGTGTTTTTTTCACTAATAAGCCGGCGGGCAGCAACGTTGAAATATATGTTACTATTTTATTGACCATGGAACTAAGGGAATGAGCCTTCATATAAAGGAGAGGCGTATGACGATGAATTGTAACGAAGCGAGAAACATGATTAAAAGTTATATTGAAGCATACAATTCATTCGAAATTGAAAAAATGGTCGAATTGTTACATAAAGACATTGTATTCAGAAATATTTCCAACGGAGAAACCACCGCGGAGACCAGCGGAATACAAGCATTTAAAGAGCTGGCCGAACAGTCGTCAACGATGTTCTCCAGCAGAAGCCAAACAATTACAGAATACCGCATTATAGACGACAAGGTAGAAGTTGATATCGATTACGAAGGAATTGTTGCCGCCGATTTTCCGAATGGCTTAAAGCGCAGGGATAAGCTGCAATTAAAAGGAAAGTCGACATTCAAGATGAAGGAAGGAAAAATCTCGTTAATCGAAGATTACAGTTGAGTACGCTGCGTTTATTTGTGCCTACGGGAAACGGATCGTTCGAACAGCGACAGTCTAGGACTTGATTCCACCGTCCTTGGCTGTTGTTTTCTATTTTCAGGCAGCATCTATCGCTACCAA from the Cohnella hashimotonis genome contains:
- a CDS encoding AraC family transcriptional regulator, which gives rise to MQIRAFGYDNSLDTSKPVHENLSLFPLESRIGGLHPQHHELLYIIEGTLKITINNVTYRMTGPAVLLIPLNTSHHLQFLSLKYRYAYWELQDDAYESFPVPADCEAWNRLQAEPDGSLPAVRLVYERIHALHQVLIAEWMRNQPDLARQISYSDIQAILAIIRSVAKPDTKRYGKSSQLPDNRIASTMETIEILVRWMESSYWENFTLEKLCEYAHLNPSYMIRTFKASKGVSPLQFLNNLRMSAAEKYLLESMMSVQDIAHATGFQSIHYFSRLFKQKYGKSPAHWRSEHKKTTSVSD
- a CDS encoding carbohydrate ABC transporter permease; protein product: MHMLKNARLQKAIFLFIVVAPAFAAYVLFTLYPNALSIYYSFLEWDGIGAKTFVGWDNYVRLFHDPFILRALGHNLILLVTVIPITLVISLVLADLLINRAFKENSFYKVLYFFPNVLSLVVIALVWSFIYDGTFGLLNGILRVLGLGGEHNWLGSKGTALLSMIPLYVWCYAGFYVVIFMNAMRGIPKSLYESATLDGITHMQRFSKITLPLLSGVIRVGVIFLMLSVIKGFEYMFIMTQGGPGGATDVISLYMFNFAFGSLNLGQHIYGYASTIGMMIFVLLVGLKLILDKFFAKDSIEY
- a CDS encoding SGNH/GDSL hydrolase family protein — protein: MDDNKFERLRNRLKEKADDPKARAVTFVALGDSVTQGCMGYGVVEYESVFHQALKRRMERRFPGTVVNAINSGVEGDSADESRVRWDRDVFLYQPDLVTIGFGLNDAHAGPAGLERFIRAIRDLVVRLRTETDADLLLFIPGMMMKRDNERIHQAHRAAVPGFIQAEEAGYLTLYIDALRKLVLEMDLPCVDSYRIWEQMENDGVDIHTRLANGINHPDPAFHEELALHFENIIFGE
- a CDS encoding Gfo/Idh/MocA family protein; its protein translation is MIKVGVIGYGHQVKRLLGMMQEMDRSCRITAIADVRHDEIRERMKADGGDPSAISFYGDADDMLNNEELDGVFVGTRCSLHTPMALKVLPRQIPLYLEKPVATTMEDLVKLRDADALYGSKTVVSFPLRVTHHVQLVKEIIDSGKIGTVEHVQAVNNVNYGNIYYHGWFRDETETQGLFVQKATHDFDYINHILGLKPVTVCAMTSKQIFKGNKRAGLQCKDCEETSTCPESPDNLRKLAFEEPLGPYCCFAEDTGNEDSGSALVAYESGMHVSYSQNFFVRKKAAARGARFLGYKGTVEFDWATNRIQVFMHHTPRVESYEIDDAATAVGHAGGDSTLLDNFISLMQGKTQTSVSTLKDGLNSTLLCLKAKESAETGTFRDVRWPD
- a CDS encoding nuclear transport factor 2 family protein, with the translated sequence MNCNEARNMIKSYIEAYNSFEIEKMVELLHKDIVFRNISNGETTAETSGIQAFKELAEQSSTMFSSRSQTITEYRIIDDKVEVDIDYEGIVAADFPNGLKRRDKLQLKGKSTFKMKEGKISLIEDYS
- a CDS encoding carbohydrate ABC transporter permease produces the protein MRTGISSWLWRMVLFLWALTILLPLFWIFYQSLKTNQAFFADIWAFPEHLEWSNYEKAWTSLGIGQSVVNTLYYVGLSLLISLFVSTVNAYAFTRIEWRLRSLLWSIIMLSLFLPGINILVSQYTLMRALNLTDSLNGLVLLASLPVGAFELLLLGSFMRSLPKELDESAFIDGATLFQVFRKIILPLSMPGIVTIGIFKFVGLYNDFLGPFILISDPAKYPISVNMYNANAMMEYKADWVTLLAGLVITIIPTVIVYVLFQRRIIEGATMGGVKG